Proteins encoded by one window of SAR324 cluster bacterium:
- a CDS encoding lysylphosphatidylglycerol synthase transmembrane domain-containing protein, with amino-acid sequence MKKLVFTGGKLSIVGGIIYYLISSDRLNLERLLLLKDSPDLLVLILSILIMLVVPLAALRWWLLLRALGLQVSPRRTFLLTWIGNFFNSTLPGAVSGDVVKGYYIIKTQAEEGRTRAFMTLLIDRFVGLFGLIVISFFSLLANLSIFLENPRLYGLIWMISFLFLATICFYTLVVWPFHDGKDPFLQFFEKLPATKFTTKIYLAFKSYQNQKPILLSTLLIAILIHCLVAFLFWKIAHLLTGTEMGLGTQLFLMPIGLITTAIPLAPGGIGIGHVAFESLYQLVGISGGADIFNVYIIVQLTVYLLGGIPYFLYNSEYHIPQEENISRSM; translated from the coding sequence ATGAAGAAGTTGGTTTTTACAGGTGGGAAATTATCTATTGTAGGTGGAATTATATATTACTTAATTAGCAGTGATCGCTTAAACTTAGAGCGATTATTGTTATTGAAGGATTCACCTGATTTGTTGGTGCTGATTCTCTCTATTCTCATCATGTTAGTGGTCCCGTTGGCAGCGTTACGGTGGTGGCTGCTACTCAGAGCACTCGGCCTTCAAGTTTCTCCCCGCAGAACCTTTCTATTGACTTGGATTGGTAACTTCTTCAACAGTACTCTTCCTGGGGCTGTCTCCGGTGACGTTGTAAAAGGCTATTACATCATAAAGACCCAAGCTGAAGAAGGCCGAACCCGTGCTTTCATGACTCTTCTGATTGATCGTTTCGTAGGTTTATTTGGACTGATCGTCATCTCCTTTTTTTCCCTGCTTGCGAACTTATCTATCTTTCTTGAAAATCCACGACTCTATGGTTTGATTTGGATGATCAGTTTTTTGTTTTTAGCCACGATTTGCTTTTACACTTTGGTCGTTTGGCCATTTCATGATGGTAAAGATCCCTTCCTACAATTTTTTGAAAAACTCCCCGCTACAAAGTTTACAACCAAAATTTATTTGGCTTTCAAAAGCTACCAAAATCAGAAACCAATTTTGCTCTCCACATTGTTGATAGCGATTCTCATTCACTGCCTAGTGGCGTTCTTATTTTGGAAAATTGCTCACTTACTGACTGGCACTGAAATGGGACTAGGAACTCAATTATTTCTCATGCCAATTGGACTTATAACCACTGCTATTCCACTTGCGCCTGGGGGAATTGGAATTGGCCATGTCGCATTTGAATCGCTGTATCAGTTAGTGGGGATATCTGGTGGAGCAGATATTTTCAATGTGTACATCATCGTACAATTGACAGTATATCTGTTGGGAGGAATTCCCTACTTTCTCTATAACAGCGAGTATCACATACCCCAAGAAGAGAATATTTCACGAAGTATGTGA
- a CDS encoding CBS domain-containing protein, translated as MLSVRQMLSEKGSAVVSITPNTSVFDALKVMSEKNIGAVLVMEEEELLGIFSERDYARKLILAGRSSKMTEVKELMTSKVYCIDPSRTIQDVMELMNDHRFRHVPVMENEKVIGVLSSGDVMRGVVAEQKNTIDSLESYLLRQ; from the coding sequence ATGTTGAGTGTCCGTCAAATGCTATCCGAAAAGGGCAGTGCAGTCGTCTCAATCACTCCAAATACAAGTGTGTTCGATGCACTGAAGGTCATGAGTGAGAAGAATATAGGTGCGGTTTTGGTGATGGAAGAAGAAGAACTACTCGGAATTTTTTCTGAGCGTGATTATGCGCGCAAGTTGATTCTGGCAGGCCGTTCTTCCAAAATGACAGAGGTTAAAGAATTGATGACCAGCAAGGTCTATTGCATTGATCCGTCACGGACAATTCAGGATGTGATGGAACTTATGAACGATCATAGATTCCGTCACGTCCCAGTAATGGAAAACGAAAAAGTGATCGGTGTGTTGAGTTCAGGAGATGTGATGCGAGGTGTGGTTGCTGAACAGAAAAATACTATTGATAGTCTAGAAAGCTATCTTTTGAGGCAATAG
- a CDS encoding CARDB domain-containing protein, with the protein MPLPKLLKSSFILITLYILIGFLSLPNAQGPSDPIVESIVLSKNCPIPDGPDLVIKSPEIVLKSVDDPYCPKINDIQLVQVTVHNPGEEVRSVGLEVLLTLDGNRLDQSQRQIFTIPPYETSRMLHDVILEASGRYRVAARIWDTEFEKPIAESDLGVNRQFYIATPDDLAAAQEQLVVMESSGKAPRPSPLQFDPPDLRWESVSVLPEHLLRGETLRMRLNLLNVGGDVVQNVLCKVEYYNERQPRRRTTIANPIADVIAPGETVTFDLEYIPPTDQLLGEYKIAVTVDPDDQLKELKEDNNAMESETIRLSDIRLLLPSDSFVFDENGLFLFQWDSLVFAEFKIQVGVDDKFEDPRLYFDLPQGDRWIADKELVPLTGELPGMAMGLMQTSQKNKLFWRVIGRNISGQQAISDVQSFTIKPTSDAS; encoded by the coding sequence ATGCCACTTCCCAAGCTTTTGAAATCCAGCTTCATTCTAATTACCCTCTATATTTTGATTGGATTTCTGAGTCTGCCGAATGCACAGGGTCCCTCAGATCCGATTGTAGAGTCAATTGTTTTGTCCAAGAATTGCCCAATTCCTGACGGTCCAGATTTAGTAATCAAGTCACCAGAAATTGTCCTCAAGTCTGTCGACGATCCATATTGTCCTAAGATTAATGATATTCAATTAGTTCAAGTCACAGTCCACAACCCTGGTGAAGAAGTTCGAAGTGTGGGCCTTGAGGTTTTGTTGACATTGGATGGCAATCGATTGGATCAGTCCCAAAGGCAAATCTTTACGATCCCCCCTTACGAAACTTCTCGAATGCTACATGATGTGATTCTTGAGGCTTCTGGCCGCTATCGTGTGGCGGCAAGAATCTGGGACACAGAATTTGAGAAACCAATTGCCGAATCAGATCTGGGTGTCAACCGACAATTTTACATTGCCACACCAGACGATTTGGCAGCTGCTCAGGAACAGTTAGTTGTCATGGAAAGTAGTGGCAAAGCTCCGAGGCCTTCGCCACTTCAATTTGACCCACCCGATCTGCGCTGGGAGAGTGTCAGTGTATTGCCAGAACACCTGCTACGTGGTGAGACGCTAAGGATGCGTCTGAACTTGCTGAATGTAGGTGGAGATGTTGTTCAAAATGTACTTTGCAAGGTGGAGTACTACAACGAAAGACAACCACGACGACGAACTACTATCGCCAATCCCATTGCAGACGTAATTGCGCCCGGAGAGACAGTAACCTTTGATCTGGAATATATCCCACCCACCGACCAATTACTTGGCGAATACAAGATTGCTGTGACCGTAGATCCTGACGACCAGTTAAAGGAATTGAAAGAAGACAACAATGCAATGGAGTCTGAAACTATCCGTCTTAGTGATATTCGGTTGCTCCTCCCTTCGGATAGCTTTGTTTTCGATGAAAACGGACTATTTCTATTTCAGTGGGATAGTTTAGTCTTTGCTGAATTCAAGATTCAGGTTGGGGTTGATGACAAATTCGAAGATCCACGTCTTTACTTCGACCTACCGCAGGGAGACCGCTGGATAGCCGATAAAGAATTGGTGCCACTGACAGGTGAATTGCCAGGAATGGCAATGGGGCTTATGCAAACAAGTCAGAAGAACAAGCTCTTTTGGCGTGTCATAGGTCGAAATATCAGCGGTCAGCAGGCTATTTCAGACGTTCAAAGCTTCACAATCAAACCTACCTCCGACGCGTCCTAG
- a CDS encoding FliM/FliN family flagellar motor switch protein, with protein sequence MPSNDPPNIEPGHTIDFLSDVPQRLVVEISRKRLALREILTWRKKTVLSFPKLIGEPVEIFIDNRIIARGEVVVINDHYGVRISEITHPTDKPSQSRI encoded by the coding sequence ATGCCTTCTAATGATCCTCCTAACATAGAACCCGGCCATACTATTGATTTTTTGAGCGATGTTCCCCAACGTTTAGTGGTAGAAATTTCTAGAAAACGCCTAGCTTTACGAGAAATTCTGACCTGGCGAAAGAAAACAGTATTGTCATTTCCAAAATTGATTGGAGAACCTGTGGAAATTTTCATAGATAACCGAATCATTGCCAGAGGAGAGGTTGTTGTGATCAATGACCATTATGGTGTTCGTATTTCAGAAATTACCCATCCTACTGACAAACCAAGCCAGTCTCGGATCTGA
- the carB gene encoding carbamoyl-phosphate synthase large subunit yields MPRRNDISSILLIGSGPIVIGQACEFDYSGTQACKALKEEGFRVILVNSNPATIMTDPGLVDATYIEPIRLPVLERIISQERPDALLPTMGGQTALNMAMKLDEAGILKKYEVELIGADIEAIQKAENRELFRVSMEKLGIPMPLSRVVHSVAEALDVAEQIDYPLIIRPSFTLGGEGGGVANDQEELIQIATNGLSASPTQEILVEQSILGWKEFEMEVMRDHSNNCVIICSIENFDPMGVHTGDSITVAPSQTLTDVEYQQLRDMSFQIMREVGVDTGGSNVQFAVNPRDGQVMVIEMNPRVSRSSALASKATGFPIAKIAAKLAVGYTLDEIPNDITKKTPASFEPSIDYVVTKIPRFTFEKFPLSDPRLGTQMKSVGEAMAIGSTFRESLQKALRSLETGHIGLDPQIYPKDRDLDEVLEEELSCVTSQRLWYVADALRAGWSVERLHQKTFIDPWFLMQMQSLIQEEIKIARQSVDQVTQTDLRRWKSLGFSDALLAKKFQVPEAEVAELRRSQGLRPVFKMVDTCAAEFPSETPYFYSTYAQENESIPTDRPKVLILGSGPNRIGQGIEFDYCCVHAALAVREYGYEAIMYNCNPETVSTDYDTSDRLYFEPLTFEDVMHVIELEKPIGVIVQLGGQTPLKLAKPLHAAGVQLLGTDFESIDRAEDRELFAAMIIKLGLQQPANGTARSLEEARKIADRIGYPILVRPSYVLGGRAMVVVESEDRLEEFFAEAIKVSPDHPVLIDQFLSNAVEIDVDLLGDGEKAEVAGIMEHIERAGIHSGDSACSLPPFGLRQDILEELCIQAKSMAQELKVCGLINVQFAVKGKDIYVIEVNPRASRTVPFVSKATGVPLAKYATRLMLGEKLSSLGFEYHALTDYAVKETVFPFMRFTGSDTTLGPEMLSTGEVMGRGTNFEEAFLKAQMAVFEDSLNRPYVFIGVMDEDKPKMVIVAKMLEEMGYEILSTRGTFQVLKDQGVQRIQITSMDISEEGNIIEYILRKEVALLINTTRRRKRAVGARHIRRLVLVYNLPYFTTSEAAVQFSKSLHQLRSLENLSYQPLPFPVAKST; encoded by the coding sequence ATGCCTCGAAGAAACGATATCTCCTCCATCCTGCTGATTGGCTCTGGCCCTATCGTGATTGGTCAAGCCTGTGAGTTTGACTACAGTGGCACGCAAGCCTGCAAAGCCCTCAAGGAAGAAGGATTTCGGGTGATCTTGGTCAACAGCAATCCGGCTACAATTATGACTGATCCCGGGCTTGTTGATGCAACTTACATTGAGCCAATCCGATTACCTGTCTTGGAGCGAATCATCTCGCAAGAACGCCCAGACGCCCTTTTGCCAACAATGGGTGGGCAGACAGCTTTGAACATGGCTATGAAGTTGGATGAAGCGGGGATTCTTAAAAAATATGAGGTGGAATTAATTGGTGCGGACATAGAGGCCATCCAAAAGGCGGAGAATCGCGAACTCTTTAGGGTTTCTATGGAAAAACTAGGCATTCCAATGCCACTGAGTCGTGTTGTTCACTCGGTTGCAGAGGCTTTGGATGTTGCAGAGCAGATTGATTATCCTTTGATCATAAGGCCATCTTTCACCTTAGGGGGAGAAGGAGGTGGAGTAGCAAACGATCAGGAAGAACTAATTCAGATTGCCACTAACGGATTATCGGCTTCACCTACACAGGAAATTCTTGTTGAGCAGTCCATTCTCGGCTGGAAAGAATTCGAGATGGAAGTAATGAGGGACCACAGTAATAATTGCGTCATCATCTGCTCCATTGAAAATTTTGATCCAATGGGTGTTCACACTGGGGATAGTATCACGGTGGCTCCTTCTCAGACTCTTACTGATGTTGAATACCAGCAACTCCGTGACATGTCTTTTCAGATCATGCGTGAGGTTGGAGTTGATACTGGTGGCTCAAATGTCCAGTTTGCAGTTAATCCAAGAGATGGCCAGGTTATGGTCATTGAGATGAACCCTCGAGTATCGAGAAGTTCTGCACTTGCCTCTAAAGCTACAGGATTCCCGATTGCCAAGATTGCAGCCAAACTGGCAGTAGGCTACACATTGGATGAAATTCCCAATGATATCACAAAGAAAACTCCTGCTTCATTTGAGCCATCTATCGACTATGTGGTTACAAAAATTCCCCGCTTTACCTTCGAAAAATTCCCTCTTTCGGATCCGCGTTTGGGAACCCAAATGAAATCCGTTGGCGAAGCAATGGCAATTGGTAGTACCTTCCGGGAATCATTACAGAAAGCACTTCGATCTTTGGAAACAGGCCATATTGGATTAGATCCACAAATTTACCCAAAAGATCGAGATCTTGATGAGGTTTTGGAGGAAGAACTCTCTTGCGTCACAAGCCAGCGCTTATGGTATGTGGCTGATGCGCTGAGAGCTGGATGGAGTGTTGAGCGTCTACACCAAAAAACTTTCATTGACCCTTGGTTTCTAATGCAGATGCAGAGTTTGATTCAGGAAGAAATCAAAATAGCTCGGCAAAGCGTTGATCAAGTTACACAAACAGATTTACGTCGATGGAAGTCCTTGGGTTTTTCAGATGCCTTGCTGGCGAAAAAATTCCAAGTACCTGAAGCTGAGGTTGCTGAACTTAGAAGATCACAGGGATTGCGTCCCGTTTTCAAGATGGTAGACACTTGTGCGGCTGAATTTCCTTCGGAGACTCCATATTTCTATTCTACATATGCTCAGGAAAACGAATCCATCCCAACGGATCGGCCTAAAGTATTGATTTTGGGGAGTGGTCCAAATCGGATTGGTCAGGGTATCGAGTTTGACTACTGTTGTGTCCATGCAGCTCTGGCAGTTCGCGAATATGGATATGAAGCCATTATGTACAACTGTAATCCTGAAACGGTAAGTACAGATTATGATACCTCAGATAGACTTTATTTTGAGCCCCTCACCTTCGAAGATGTCATGCATGTTATCGAACTGGAGAAGCCTATTGGGGTGATCGTACAACTAGGGGGACAAACTCCATTAAAGTTGGCAAAGCCGCTACATGCCGCTGGTGTGCAGCTATTAGGAACTGATTTTGAGAGTATTGACCGAGCAGAAGACCGAGAACTTTTTGCAGCAATGATCATTAAGCTTGGACTGCAACAACCAGCGAATGGCACAGCTAGGTCGTTGGAAGAGGCTCGCAAGATAGCAGATCGTATCGGATATCCAATTTTAGTTCGACCTTCATATGTATTGGGTGGAAGAGCTATGGTGGTCGTTGAGAGCGAGGATCGCTTAGAAGAATTTTTTGCTGAAGCCATTAAAGTTTCACCAGATCATCCAGTCTTGATTGACCAATTCCTGAGCAATGCAGTTGAAATTGATGTTGATCTTTTGGGAGATGGAGAGAAAGCAGAAGTCGCTGGGATTATGGAACACATTGAACGGGCAGGAATTCATTCTGGAGATAGTGCGTGCTCACTTCCACCATTTGGGCTTAGGCAAGATATCTTGGAAGAGCTTTGCATACAGGCGAAATCGATGGCTCAAGAACTTAAAGTTTGCGGGCTCATAAATGTTCAATTCGCAGTTAAAGGCAAAGATATTTACGTCATTGAGGTGAATCCACGTGCTTCTAGAACGGTTCCTTTTGTTAGCAAGGCAACTGGGGTTCCCCTTGCCAAGTATGCAACTAGATTGATGCTCGGAGAAAAGCTCTCTTCCCTTGGTTTTGAGTATCATGCTCTAACAGATTATGCGGTCAAGGAAACGGTCTTTCCATTTATGCGTTTTACAGGATCTGATACGACTCTAGGTCCAGAAATGCTCTCGACTGGTGAGGTAATGGGCAGGGGAACTAACTTCGAGGAGGCGTTTTTGAAAGCACAAATGGCCGTTTTTGAGGACAGCTTAAACAGACCTTATGTGTTCATAGGGGTGATGGACGAAGACAAGCCCAAGATGGTAATAGTTGCTAAGATGCTAGAAGAAATGGGTTATGAGATCCTGTCCACTAGAGGAACCTTCCAAGTTTTGAAGGACCAAGGTGTGCAACGAATCCAAATCACATCTATGGATATTAGTGAGGAGGGCAATATCATCGAATATATTCTGAGGAAAGAAGTTGCATTGCTTATCAATACGACCCGCCGTAGAAAAAGGGCTGTTGGTGCACGCCACATTCGCCGACTTGTATTGGTGTACAACCTTCCCTATTTCACAACTTCTGAAGCAGCAGTGCAATTCTCAAAATCTCTCCATCAGTTAAGATCTTTGGAGAATTTGAGCTATCAGCCTCTTCCATTTCCTGTGGCCAAGAGTACTTAG